In Treponema sp. OMZ 798, the following proteins share a genomic window:
- a CDS encoding ABC transporter permease: MKKRNYRWIFFVLHRFNSADTKGRSSIATLFSILGIAFGVMVLTVILSIMNGLQMGYIDTIMQVSSGHIRLYGEKEDLTKAENLNLHEAFFIFQESQTLMQGNYGRQHGVLIRAVEEDIMQKDKGFCEALKISYGSFNILKEDAVILGYELARQLGVKVGDNVNIIAASGSSETSLFPENQDLTVTGIFKTGYYEVDSSFAFISLESGEKLFGKESKLYASVKLQNQNNDAAYISSLNASSINLKSESWRSYNHAFFGALRIEKNMMMLLVFLIFLVVSVNIYNGMRRSIYERREEISVLSSLGAYSKHIQALFIANGFTIGLIGASAGLLLGLLLSVQINSIFALIENIVNSVLTFVFILFQSSSDADFAVFSPVYFYMETVPVRIFFNEILLIFLFGIFSSSAAAMAASRRILKLKPAEVLRYE, translated from the coding sequence GATTGCCTTCGGAGTAATGGTATTGACTGTAATTCTATCAATAATGAACGGTCTTCAAATGGGTTATATCGATACAATTATGCAGGTAAGCTCAGGGCATATAAGGTTATACGGCGAAAAAGAAGATTTAACAAAAGCCGAAAATTTAAACCTTCATGAAGCCTTTTTTATTTTTCAAGAATCCCAAACTCTTATGCAGGGAAATTACGGCAGGCAGCACGGCGTTTTAATCCGCGCAGTGGAAGAAGATATAATGCAAAAAGATAAGGGCTTTTGTGAGGCCTTAAAAATATCTTATGGGTCCTTTAACATCTTAAAAGAAGATGCCGTTATTTTGGGGTATGAGCTGGCCCGCCAGCTTGGCGTAAAGGTTGGGGATAACGTAAATATTATAGCCGCCTCAGGCTCATCCGAGACAAGCCTTTTTCCTGAAAATCAAGACTTAACTGTTACGGGTATTTTTAAGACCGGATATTATGAGGTCGATTCTTCGTTTGCTTTTATATCGTTAGAAAGCGGAGAAAAACTATTCGGAAAAGAATCAAAGCTGTATGCCTCCGTCAAACTACAAAATCAAAACAATGATGCCGCCTATATATCATCCCTAAATGCTTCCTCGATTAACTTAAAATCGGAATCATGGCGCTCTTATAATCATGCTTTTTTCGGGGCTCTTAGAATAGAAAAAAATATGATGATGCTTTTGGTGTTTTTGATTTTCTTGGTTGTGTCGGTTAATATCTATAACGGAATGAGACGTTCAATTTATGAAAGACGGGAGGAAATTTCCGTATTGTCATCTCTTGGTGCATATTCAAAACACATTCAGGCTCTTTTTATTGCAAACGGATTTACGATAGGTTTGATAGGGGCAAGTGCCGGCCTTTTATTGGGTCTTTTGCTCTCGGTTCAAATAAATTCCATTTTTGCTTTAATAGAAAATATAGTCAATTCGGTCTTGACCTTTGTATTTATCTTATTTCAAAGTTCGTCCGATGCGGATTTTGCAGTATTCAGTCCTGTCTATTTTTATATGGAAACCGTTCCTGTCAGAATATTTTTTAATGAAATTTTGCTCATTTTTTTATTCGGCATTTTTTCGTCATCCGCTGCCGCAATGGCAGCTTCAAGGCGCATATTAAAATTAAAGCCTGCGGAGGTATTACGCTATGAGTAG